A window of the Bacteriovorax sp. PP10 genome harbors these coding sequences:
- a CDS encoding YiiX/YebB-like N1pC/P60 family cysteine hydrolase, translating into MKTLILMTFMAVLGFSNSYAADENVCTTTLAEHVELITTTDTYIRQINEHAGQISSYEITQLQKKLTKRFLSLKNLFNVYDDEVLNCPTKIMPTAVAIYDFSKIGDTVFSSKVLRRVVLGFVKHPDYKLTDFKAYYDRYTNKKLIKYIQEKIEKSEEIDQAEKDQFESIEGSPSTIAVSDYGIKGTTSVVAGIARAWGFISDHLSWREGRMKDNKEVKALLLSKLKPLDLVYEKRTFVLSNYTIPGHFGHVGIWLGTKEELIALNVWDQEYFKPFRAQVEAGKHIVEIRKQGINYQSLDSFINLDEMAVTRVKNILDNAEYVFSNLSEQLNKTYDFKFDARSADKLTCTELIAFSYGDIKWHETKTLFQVSLRPDDMALTTLGDNAQSEFVLFLKGNKDKTTFQNLGFEEWSKLFAK; encoded by the coding sequence GTTTTAGCAACTCTTATGCTGCTGACGAGAATGTGTGTACAACCACTCTTGCTGAGCACGTAGAATTAATCACTACGACTGATACTTATATCAGGCAAATCAATGAGCACGCGGGCCAGATCAGCTCATATGAAATTACTCAATTACAAAAGAAATTAACGAAGAGATTTTTAAGCTTAAAGAATTTATTCAATGTGTATGACGATGAAGTACTAAATTGCCCTACTAAGATCATGCCGACAGCAGTAGCAATTTATGATTTTTCCAAGATTGGAGACACTGTTTTTTCTTCGAAAGTTCTTCGCCGTGTAGTTTTAGGATTTGTAAAACACCCTGACTACAAATTGACTGACTTCAAAGCTTATTACGACAGATACACGAACAAAAAATTGATTAAGTACATTCAGGAAAAAATTGAAAAGTCTGAAGAAATTGATCAAGCTGAAAAAGATCAATTTGAGTCAATCGAAGGATCTCCTTCTACGATTGCTGTTTCTGACTATGGAATTAAAGGAACTACTTCGGTTGTTGCCGGTATCGCTCGCGCGTGGGGATTTATTTCTGACCACTTGTCTTGGAGAGAAGGCCGCATGAAAGATAATAAAGAAGTAAAAGCTTTATTACTTTCAAAATTAAAACCATTAGATCTTGTGTATGAAAAAAGAACTTTCGTTCTTTCTAACTACACTATCCCTGGACACTTCGGACACGTGGGAATTTGGCTGGGAACAAAAGAAGAATTGATCGCTTTAAATGTTTGGGATCAAGAGTATTTTAAACCCTTCAGAGCTCAGGTTGAAGCTGGAAAGCATATTGTTGAAATTAGAAAACAAGGGATCAATTATCAGTCTCTAGATTCTTTTATCAATCTAGATGAGATGGCCGTAACGAGAGTAAAAAACATTCTCGACAATGCTGAGTATGTTTTTTCTAATTTAAGTGAACAACTTAATAAGACATACGATTTCAAATTCGACGCTCGCTCTGCTGATAAATTAACTTGTACGGAACTCATTGCTTTCAGCTATGGAGATATCAAGTGGCATGAAACTAAAACTCTTTTCCAGGTAAGCCTTCGTCCAGACGATATGGCCTTAACTACGCTGGGAGATAATGCTCAGTCTGAGTTCGTCCTTTTTCTTAAGGGAAATAAGGATAAAACTACGTTTCAAAATTTAGGATTCGAAGAGTGGTCTAAACTATTCGCCAAATAG